A genomic segment from Actinomadura hallensis encodes:
- a CDS encoding inositol monophosphatase family protein, with amino-acid sequence MTEEAAVDDHALAAELAAAAGRLLLDVREELGFADARTLKDTGDLRAHEYLMAALAERCPGDAVLSEEGRSSAAGKRSRGDDRSPTRNTADAERLTADRVWIIDPLDGTREFSEEGRRDWAVHVALWRRDPSGGGRLAAGAVALPAQGLTLRTDATGGASLVRTDAGEPDPVTAGPGASRSRLPREAPLHVPAPDAGKLRIAVSRTRPPELVRRLAGGIEPEVELVPIGSAGAKISAVLLGEVDAYVHAGGQYEWDSAAPAAVALAAGAHASRIDGAALEYNQKDPRLPDILVCHPVSASTLLTGIREVSGALP; translated from the coding sequence ATGACGGAGGAGGCAGCCGTGGACGACCACGCCCTGGCGGCGGAGCTCGCCGCCGCGGCGGGCCGGCTGCTGCTGGACGTGCGGGAAGAGCTGGGTTTCGCCGACGCGCGGACCCTGAAGGACACGGGCGACCTGCGGGCGCACGAGTACCTGATGGCGGCGCTGGCGGAACGCTGTCCCGGTGACGCGGTCCTGTCGGAGGAGGGCCGCTCGTCGGCCGCGGGGAAGCGGTCCCGTGGCGACGACCGGTCGCCGACCCGCAACACCGCCGACGCCGAGCGGCTGACGGCCGACCGGGTGTGGATCATCGACCCGCTCGACGGCACCCGGGAGTTCTCGGAGGAGGGCCGCCGCGACTGGGCCGTCCACGTGGCGCTGTGGCGGCGCGACCCGTCCGGCGGCGGGCGGCTGGCGGCCGGGGCGGTGGCGCTCCCCGCGCAGGGCCTGACGCTGCGGACGGACGCGACCGGCGGCGCGTCGCTCGTCCGGACCGACGCGGGGGAGCCGGACCCGGTGACGGCCGGGCCGGGGGCGTCCCGCAGCCGGCTGCCGCGGGAGGCCCCGCTGCACGTCCCGGCGCCCGACGCCGGCAAGCTCCGCATCGCCGTGAGCCGCACGCGCCCGCCGGAGCTGGTCCGCAGGTTGGCGGGCGGAATCGAGCCCGAGGTCGAGCTGGTTCCGATCGGGTCGGCGGGGGCGAAGATCTCCGCGGTGCTGCTCGGCGAGGTCGACGCGTACGTGCACGCCGGCGGCCAGTACGAGTGGGACTCGGCGGCGCCCGCGGCGGTCGCGCTGGCCGCGGGGGCGCACGCGTCGAGGATCGACGGGGCCGCCCTGGAGTACAACCAGAAGGATCCCAGGCTGCCGGATATTCTGGTGTGCCATCCCGTGTCGGCGTCGACGCTGCTGACCGGCATACGGGAAGTGAGCGGCGCCCTGCCCTGA
- the cysD gene encoding sulfate adenylyltransferase subunit CysD: protein MQRSDYLLSQLDVLEAESIHIFREVAAEFERPVLLFSGGKDSLVMLRLAEKAFWPAPIPFPVMHVDTGHNFPEVIEFRDRRVAELGVRLVVASVQESIDQGRVVEQKGRRASRNRLQTTTLLDAIEEHRFDAAFGGARRDEEKARAKERVVSFRDEFGQWDPKNQRPELWNLYNTRITQGEHVRVFPLSNWTELDIWDYVRREGLELPPIYFAHTRRVFERDGLLLDAETGYANRGDDEPEFEAVVRYRTVGDASCTGAVKSNARTLDEVIEEIAATRITERGQTRADDRTSEAAMEDRKKEGYF from the coding sequence ATGCAGCGTTCCGATTACCTGCTGTCGCAGCTAGACGTCCTCGAAGCGGAGTCGATCCATATCTTCCGGGAGGTGGCGGCCGAGTTCGAACGGCCGGTGCTCCTGTTCTCCGGAGGCAAGGACAGCCTGGTCATGCTGCGCCTCGCCGAGAAGGCGTTCTGGCCGGCCCCGATTCCCTTCCCGGTCATGCACGTCGACACGGGCCACAACTTCCCCGAGGTCATCGAGTTCCGTGACCGGCGCGTCGCGGAGCTCGGCGTCCGGCTCGTGGTCGCGTCGGTGCAGGAGTCCATCGACCAGGGCCGCGTCGTGGAGCAGAAGGGGCGCCGGGCGTCCCGCAACCGGCTCCAGACGACGACGCTGCTGGACGCGATCGAGGAGCACCGGTTCGACGCCGCGTTCGGCGGCGCCCGCCGCGACGAGGAGAAGGCCCGCGCGAAGGAGCGGGTGGTCTCGTTCCGCGACGAGTTCGGCCAGTGGGACCCGAAGAACCAGCGTCCCGAGCTGTGGAACCTCTACAACACCCGCATCACGCAGGGCGAGCACGTGCGGGTCTTCCCGCTCTCGAACTGGACCGAGCTCGACATCTGGGACTACGTGCGGCGGGAGGGGCTGGAGCTCCCCCCGATCTACTTCGCGCACACCCGCCGGGTGTTCGAGCGCGACGGGCTGTTGCTCGACGCCGAGACGGGGTATGCGAACCGCGGTGACGACGAGCCCGAGTTCGAGGCGGTCGTCCGGTACCGCACGGTGGGGGACGCGTCCTGCACCGGCGCGGTGAAGTCGAACGCCAGGACCCTCGACGAGGTGATCGAGGAGATCGCGGCGACGCGGATCACCGAGCGCGGGCAGACCCGCGCCGACGACCGAACGAGCGAGGCCGCGATGGAGGACCGCAAGAAGGAGGGCTACTTCTGA
- a CDS encoding sulfate adenylyltransferase subunit 1, whose translation MDLLRFATAGSVDDGKSTLIGRLLFDSKSIFEDQLESVERTSADRGEEYTNLALLTDGLRAEREQGITIDVAYRYFATPRRKFIIADTPGHIQYTRNMVTGASTADLAIILVDARKGILEQSRRHAFLATLLQVPHLVVAVNKMDLVGYDQAVYERIVDEFTSFASKLEVSDLTFVPISALHGDNVVERSVNMPWYEGTSLLHHLEHVHIASDRNLIDVRFPVQYVIRPHRSTDPELHDYRGYAGQVAGGVLKPGDEVVHLPSGLTTTITHIDGPGGPVEQAFAPMSVTLRLADDIDISRGDMIARPNNRPEVAQDIDAMVCWMTPDRPLTPRSKLIIKHTTRTAKALVKDLHYRLDINTLHRDEEAASLGLNEIGRVSLRVTQPLFVDDYGRNRLTGGFILVDEATNNTVAAGMITGAS comes from the coding sequence ATGGACCTCCTGCGGTTCGCGACCGCCGGCAGCGTCGACGACGGCAAGTCGACGCTGATCGGCCGGCTCCTGTTCGACTCCAAGTCGATCTTCGAGGACCAGCTGGAGTCGGTGGAGCGCACGAGCGCCGACCGGGGCGAGGAGTACACGAACCTCGCGCTGCTGACCGACGGGCTGCGCGCCGAGCGCGAGCAGGGCATCACGATCGACGTGGCGTACCGCTACTTCGCGACGCCGCGCCGCAAGTTCATCATCGCCGACACGCCGGGGCACATCCAGTACACCCGGAACATGGTGACGGGCGCGTCCACCGCCGACCTGGCGATCATCCTGGTGGACGCCCGCAAGGGCATCCTGGAGCAGTCGCGGCGGCACGCGTTCCTGGCCACGCTGCTGCAGGTCCCGCACCTGGTCGTGGCGGTCAACAAGATGGACCTGGTCGGCTACGACCAGGCGGTGTACGAGCGGATCGTCGACGAGTTCACGTCGTTCGCCTCCAAGCTCGAGGTGTCCGACCTGACGTTCGTGCCGATCTCGGCGCTGCACGGCGACAACGTCGTGGAGCGCAGCGTGAACATGCCCTGGTACGAGGGGACGTCGCTGCTGCACCACCTGGAGCACGTCCACATCGCCTCGGACCGGAACCTGATCGACGTGCGGTTCCCGGTGCAGTACGTGATCCGCCCGCACCGGTCCACCGACCCCGAGCTGCACGACTACCGCGGGTACGCGGGGCAGGTCGCGGGCGGCGTCCTCAAGCCGGGCGACGAGGTGGTGCACCTGCCGTCGGGGCTGACCACGACGATCACCCACATCGACGGGCCGGGCGGCCCGGTCGAGCAGGCGTTCGCGCCGATGTCGGTGACGCTGCGGCTGGCCGACGACATCGACATCTCCCGCGGCGACATGATCGCGCGCCCGAACAACCGTCCCGAGGTCGCCCAGGACATCGACGCGATGGTGTGCTGGATGACGCCCGACCGCCCGCTGACGCCGCGGTCGAAGCTGATCATCAAGCACACCACCCGCACCGCGAAGGCGCTGGTGAAGGATCTGCACTACCGCCTGGACATCAACACGCTGCACCGCGACGAGGAGGCCGCGTCGCTCGGCCTGAACGAGATCGGCCGCGTCTCCCTGCGGGTGACGCAGCCGCTGTTCGTCGACGACTACGGCCGCAACCGGCTCACCGGCGGCTTCATCCTCGTCGACGAGGCCACCAACAACACCGTCGCCGCCGGAATGATCACCGGCGCGAGCTGA
- a CDS encoding glycosyltransferase family 2 protein, whose product MSPSVGVVLPTHDRPELLRRALESVLAQDYDGELRAVVVFDRAEPDMSLAGDRVEVMANSREPGLAGARNTGILALDTDLIAFCDDDDQWLPGKIAAQAKALEAEPDAVLCSTGIVIDFDGRELPRLAGTDRVTYDALIRDRMMSVHSSTYVARREALIDIGMVDETIPGSQGEDWDLALRAARRHPIVNVDEPYVRVLWGLTSYYAQAWETKVAALEWFLEHYPEIAEVPGAAGRVYGQLAFGCATVGRRRDALRWSARALRANPVERRVPFALAVASGAVSGKRVLLALHTRGRGI is encoded by the coding sequence ATGTCACCATCCGTGGGAGTCGTCCTCCCGACCCACGACCGTCCGGAGTTGCTGCGCCGAGCGCTGGAGTCGGTCCTCGCGCAGGACTACGACGGCGAGCTGCGCGCCGTCGTCGTGTTCGACCGGGCCGAGCCGGACATGTCGCTCGCCGGGGACCGCGTCGAGGTGATGGCCAACTCGCGGGAGCCGGGCCTGGCGGGGGCGCGCAACACTGGCATCCTGGCTCTGGACACCGACCTCATCGCGTTCTGCGACGACGACGACCAGTGGCTCCCCGGCAAGATCGCCGCGCAGGCGAAGGCGCTGGAGGCGGAGCCGGACGCGGTGCTGTGCAGCACCGGCATCGTCATCGACTTCGACGGGCGCGAGCTGCCGCGGCTTGCCGGGACCGACCGCGTCACCTACGACGCCCTCATCCGGGACCGGATGATGAGCGTCCACTCCTCCACCTACGTGGCGCGCCGCGAGGCGCTCATTGACATCGGCATGGTGGACGAGACGATCCCGGGCAGCCAGGGCGAGGACTGGGACCTCGCGCTGCGCGCCGCCCGCCGCCACCCCATCGTCAACGTGGACGAGCCGTACGTCCGGGTGCTGTGGGGCCTCACGTCCTATTACGCGCAGGCGTGGGAGACGAAGGTGGCGGCGCTGGAGTGGTTCCTGGAGCACTACCCGGAGATCGCCGAGGTGCCGGGGGCCGCCGGGAGGGTGTACGGGCAGCTCGCGTTCGGGTGCGCGACGGTGGGCCGGCGGCGGGACGCGCTGCGCTGGTCGGCGCGGGCGCTGCGGGCCAACCCGGTCGAGCGGCGGGTGCCGTTCGCGCTGGCCGTCGCGTCCGGGGCCGTGTCCGGCAAGCGCGTCCTGCTCGCGCTGCACACCCGGGGCCGCGGCATCTGA
- a CDS encoding RCC1-like domain-containing protein, with protein MTPARRAAAALLAAPVLVAAACGGGPAPAAAPPVSPPPAAGSAGERTGVVWTSGLNSHGQLGRPGAARDPVLAPVTGVGGKGRLDGVRAVAGGARHSLAIVGDGEVVAWGANDQGQLGDGTREDRGAPVPVRAPDGDAGRLDGVVAISANNDFSMALRRDGTVVTWGQGSSGQRGIGERTAPLLPTTVRAPDGNGPLTGITAIAADGHTELALRRDGQVLAWGANDYGNLGDGTREDRSLPVHVRGLDGADRLTGVIRISVAGQHGLALLRDGRVASWGHNDLGQLGDGTRRDRLTPGLVAGVRGKGHLGGVAAIAAAEKHNYALRTDGTIVAWGNNTAGQLGDGTVELRTAPVPVVAPGDGGGKGRRLRGAAHVFAGEAYGAAILRDGRALTWGAGGSGQLGSGERAPRSRPGPVKAAGRAVPGTALSVGVGERHLILLLSPRDT; from the coding sequence GTGACGCCCGCGCGCCGGGCGGCCGCCGCGCTGCTGGCCGCCCCCGTGCTCGTGGCGGCGGCGTGCGGGGGCGGTCCGGCGCCGGCCGCGGCGCCGCCGGTCTCCCCGCCGCCCGCCGCCGGGTCCGCCGGCGAGCGGACCGGCGTCGTGTGGACGAGCGGGCTCAACTCCCACGGGCAGCTCGGCCGTCCCGGTGCGGCCAGGGATCCCGTGCTCGCGCCGGTCACCGGCGTCGGCGGGAAGGGCCGCCTCGACGGCGTGCGCGCCGTCGCGGGAGGCGCCCGCCACTCCCTGGCGATCGTCGGCGACGGCGAGGTCGTCGCGTGGGGCGCCAACGACCAGGGGCAGCTCGGCGACGGCACCCGCGAGGACCGCGGCGCGCCCGTTCCCGTCCGGGCTCCCGACGGGGACGCCGGACGGCTGGACGGCGTCGTCGCGATCAGCGCGAACAACGACTTCTCCATGGCGCTGCGCCGCGACGGGACCGTGGTGACGTGGGGCCAGGGGTCGTCGGGGCAGCGCGGCATCGGCGAGCGCACCGCCCCGCTCCTGCCCACGACCGTGCGGGCGCCGGACGGGAACGGTCCCCTCACCGGGATCACCGCGATCGCCGCCGACGGGCACACCGAGCTGGCGCTGCGCCGCGACGGGCAGGTCCTCGCGTGGGGCGCCAACGACTACGGCAACCTCGGCGACGGCACCCGCGAGGACCGGTCGCTGCCCGTCCACGTGCGCGGCCTGGACGGCGCGGACCGGCTGACCGGCGTCATCCGCATCTCGGTCGCCGGGCAGCACGGGCTGGCGCTGCTGCGGGACGGGCGGGTCGCGTCGTGGGGCCACAACGACCTGGGGCAGCTCGGCGACGGCACCCGCCGGGACCGCCTCACCCCCGGCCTCGTGGCGGGGGTGCGCGGCAAGGGCCACCTCGGCGGGGTCGCCGCGATCGCCGCGGCGGAGAAGCACAACTACGCGCTGCGCACGGACGGCACCATCGTCGCCTGGGGCAACAACACCGCCGGTCAGCTCGGCGACGGCACGGTGGAGCTCCGCACCGCCCCCGTCCCGGTCGTCGCCCCCGGCGACGGCGGCGGGAAGGGCCGGAGGCTGCGCGGCGCCGCGCACGTGTTCGCGGGTGAGGCGTACGGCGCGGCGATCCTGCGGGACGGGAGGGCGCTCACCTGGGGCGCGGGCGGCAGCGGCCAGCTCGGCTCGGGCGAGCGCGCGCCGCGCAGCCGGCCCGGACCGGTGAAGGCCGCCGGCCGCGCCGTCCCGGGCACGGCCCTGTCGGTGGGCGTGGGCGAGCGCCACCTGATCCTGCTGCTGAGCCCGCGGGACACGTGA
- a CDS encoding ParB N-terminal domain-containing protein, whose amino-acid sequence MPGIDQVRRKSRAALRKSGLAPSGPVYGRLVDAGRSLPIPAAARVAVSTAVLRRPWKVRVRFDQLLVGAQGGWTAREFAERTDDLLWPSTPFLEGPHVGLLRLADEVPELSDEQILDSPYGRLGMRCIKAGGNYFGGTDEAGVVAAARAFIARYRGEEPPGGTRRPQQSGPQDPVLVAPVRGSDQYQILDGHHRLAIAAMSGADGASVVAKWLPVTTPLQDLLLRMSWLDGTRELYQPIDAPELRSGWTTVRQCTDRLAKMDAFLGERGITGGRYLDVASCYGWFVARMGERGFDAEGVERDPLAVPLGRAVYGLPDGVVSTGDCVDFLRGHDPARWDVVSCFSLLHHFVLGRGSVSAEELIRLLDRATGRVLFFDTGQDNEAWFAESLRGWNPARVERFLRENTGFDEIVDLGPDDDARPPYQDNYGRHLFACVRTA is encoded by the coding sequence ATGCCGGGAATTGATCAGGTCCGCCGCAAGTCTCGCGCCGCGCTGCGCAAGAGCGGCCTCGCGCCCAGCGGGCCCGTGTACGGGCGGCTGGTCGACGCCGGCCGCTCGCTGCCGATCCCGGCCGCCGCCCGCGTCGCGGTGTCCACCGCCGTGCTGCGCCGCCCGTGGAAGGTGCGCGTCCGGTTCGACCAGCTCCTCGTGGGCGCGCAGGGCGGCTGGACGGCCCGCGAGTTCGCCGAGCGCACCGACGACCTGCTGTGGCCGTCCACGCCGTTCCTGGAGGGCCCGCACGTCGGGCTGCTGCGCCTGGCCGACGAGGTGCCCGAGCTGAGCGACGAGCAGATCCTCGACAGCCCCTACGGGCGGCTCGGCATGCGCTGCATCAAGGCGGGCGGGAACTACTTCGGCGGCACCGACGAGGCCGGCGTCGTCGCCGCCGCCCGCGCGTTCATCGCCCGCTACCGCGGCGAGGAGCCGCCCGGCGGGACGCGCCGCCCCCAGCAGAGCGGCCCGCAGGACCCGGTGCTCGTCGCGCCGGTCCGCGGCTCCGACCAGTACCAGATCCTCGACGGCCACCACCGCCTCGCGATCGCCGCGATGAGCGGCGCGGACGGCGCGAGCGTCGTCGCGAAGTGGCTGCCCGTCACCACGCCCCTGCAGGACCTGCTGCTCAGGATGAGCTGGCTCGACGGCACCCGCGAGCTGTACCAGCCGATCGACGCGCCCGAGCTGCGGTCCGGGTGGACGACGGTCCGGCAGTGCACCGACCGGCTCGCCAAGATGGACGCGTTCCTCGGCGAGCGCGGCATCACCGGCGGCCGCTACCTGGACGTCGCGAGCTGCTACGGCTGGTTCGTCGCGCGGATGGGCGAGCGCGGCTTCGACGCCGAGGGCGTCGAGCGCGACCCGCTCGCCGTCCCGCTCGGCCGCGCCGTCTACGGCCTCCCGGACGGCGTCGTCTCCACCGGCGACTGCGTCGACTTCCTCCGCGGCCACGACCCCGCCCGCTGGGACGTGGTGTCGTGCTTCAGCCTGCTGCACCACTTCGTCCTCGGCCGCGGATCCGTGTCCGCCGAGGAGCTGATCCGGCTGCTGGACCGCGCCACCGGCCGGGTGCTGTTCTTCGACACCGGCCAGGACAACGAGGCGTGGTTCGCCGAGTCGCTGCGCGGCTGGAACCCGGCCCGGGTGGAGCGGTTCCTGCGCGAGAACACCGGCTTCGACGAGATCGTCGATCTCGGGCCCGACGACGACGCCCGCCCCCCGTACCAGGACAACTACGGCAGGCACCTGTTCGCCTGCGTCCGCACGGCGTGA
- a CDS encoding polysaccharide biosynthesis C-terminal domain-containing protein: MPPPESSGPNLNRLARGGALNLVGAAVAGVQGLALVFLVAQLYSQRVAGVFFAATSLFIILQAVSWLGTDAGLLRWVPRHLALGDRAAARRTVPVALVPVVATATVAGLVLLATAAWTAGKVGAGDTGEAAAMVRVLAVFLPVAAAQDALLAATRGYGSMRPTVLVDKILRQTLQVAGVVAAAVLADGAVWLALAWAAPYLPCLLIAAAWYLRISRADGPAAPPAASTAAASGPSAGDAAATGWRRLAGEFWRFTAPRAFAQICQTAFQRADIVLVAALSSPREAAIYTAATRFIVISQLATQAVQNVMQPAVSRLLALADRAGAQRIFAVCASWNLALAWPVHLSVAVGAPVYLAAFGPGYAGSGEAATVILAMAMLVATATGARDVMLLMAGRSGLSLVNQGTALTVNLVLNVLLIPWLGIAGAALARACGLLARTLLALFQVRRILGMSPASAGLFWAGGAALLSFGALPLAVRLAAGSSPVALACALVPGAILYFALLWAGRERLSLTAFASLLPGRRGRAAHGPAGPDAPPSPDTTPARSAHAGN, encoded by the coding sequence ATGCCGCCCCCTGAGTCGAGCGGCCCCAACCTGAACAGACTGGCCAGGGGCGGCGCCCTCAACCTGGTGGGCGCCGCCGTCGCCGGCGTGCAGGGCCTCGCGCTGGTCTTCCTGGTCGCGCAGCTGTACTCGCAGCGCGTCGCGGGCGTGTTCTTCGCGGCGACGTCGCTGTTCATCATCCTGCAGGCGGTCTCGTGGCTCGGCACCGACGCCGGGCTGCTGCGGTGGGTGCCGCGGCACCTCGCGCTCGGCGACCGCGCCGCGGCGCGCCGGACGGTCCCGGTGGCGCTGGTCCCGGTCGTCGCGACGGCGACCGTCGCCGGGCTCGTCCTGCTGGCCACGGCGGCGTGGACGGCGGGCAAGGTCGGCGCGGGCGACACCGGCGAGGCCGCCGCCATGGTGCGGGTGCTGGCGGTGTTCCTGCCCGTCGCCGCCGCCCAGGACGCGCTGCTCGCGGCGACCCGCGGGTACGGCTCGATGCGGCCGACCGTCCTCGTCGACAAGATCCTGCGGCAGACCCTCCAGGTCGCCGGGGTGGTCGCGGCCGCGGTGCTGGCCGACGGCGCCGTCTGGCTCGCGCTGGCCTGGGCCGCGCCCTACCTGCCGTGCCTGCTGATCGCCGCGGCGTGGTACCTGCGGATCAGCCGCGCGGACGGTCCCGCCGCCCCGCCCGCCGCCTCGACCGCCGCCGCCTCCGGCCCGTCCGCCGGGGACGCCGCGGCGACCGGGTGGCGGCGGCTGGCGGGCGAGTTCTGGCGGTTCACCGCGCCCCGCGCGTTCGCGCAGATCTGCCAGACGGCGTTCCAGCGCGCCGACATCGTGCTCGTCGCGGCGCTCAGCTCGCCCCGCGAGGCGGCGATCTACACCGCCGCGACCCGGTTCATCGTGATCAGCCAGCTCGCCACGCAGGCCGTGCAGAACGTCATGCAGCCCGCCGTCAGCCGGCTGCTGGCCCTCGCCGACCGGGCCGGCGCGCAGCGGATCTTCGCGGTGTGCGCGTCGTGGAACCTCGCGCTGGCGTGGCCGGTGCACCTGTCGGTCGCCGTCGGCGCGCCGGTCTACCTGGCCGCCTTCGGCCCCGGCTACGCCGGGTCCGGGGAGGCCGCCACGGTGATCCTCGCGATGGCGATGCTGGTGGCGACCGCGACCGGGGCCCGCGACGTGATGCTGCTGATGGCGGGCCGCAGCGGGCTGAGCCTGGTCAACCAGGGCACCGCGCTCACCGTCAACCTGGTGCTGAACGTGCTGCTGATCCCGTGGCTCGGGATCGCGGGCGCGGCGCTGGCGCGGGCGTGCGGGCTGCTCGCGCGGACCCTGCTCGCCCTGTTCCAGGTCCGCCGGATCCTCGGGATGTCCCCGGCGAGCGCGGGCCTGTTCTGGGCCGGCGGCGCGGCGCTGCTGAGCTTCGGGGCGCTGCCGCTGGCCGTCCGGCTCGCGGCCGGTTCCAGCCCCGTCGCCCTCGCGTGTGCGCTGGTCCCGGGCGCGATCCTGTACTTTGCCCTACTGTGGGCCGGCCGCGAGCGGCTGTCCCTGACCGCCTTCGCCTCCCTGCTGCCGGGGAGGCGCGGCCGCGCCGCGCACGGCCCCGCGGGCCCCGACGCCCCGCCGTCCCCCGACACGACACCTGCCAGGAGCGCCCATGCCGGGAATTGA
- a CDS encoding sulfotransferase domain-containing protein produces MISRRDAPQWVKEAGRAATRAGGRLTAGARMLPDFLMVGTQRGGTTSLFRALAEHPAIVQPNFHKGVHYFDVNYTRGMSWYRGHFPTRSRAERRVASAGFPEGTAPLAFESAGYYMHHPLAPERIARDLPGVKLIVLLRDPVIRAYSAHKHELARGFETEPFERALDLEPERLAGEVEKIKADPAYVSHSHRHHSYVDRGQYAEQIERLFELFGRERVLVLFAEDFFAEPEHCYDAILEFLGLPQWRPARFERHNARPGSPLPDHLQRRLADHFAPHDDKLAALLGHEPAWRRTGAR; encoded by the coding sequence GTGATCTCGCGCCGTGACGCCCCGCAATGGGTCAAGGAGGCCGGCCGCGCGGCCACCCGCGCCGGCGGGCGGCTGACCGCGGGCGCCCGGATGCTGCCGGACTTCCTCATGGTCGGAACGCAGCGCGGCGGCACCACGTCGCTGTTCCGGGCGCTGGCGGAGCATCCGGCGATCGTCCAGCCGAACTTCCACAAGGGCGTGCACTACTTCGACGTCAACTACACGCGCGGCATGTCCTGGTACCGGGGGCACTTCCCGACCCGGTCGCGCGCCGAGCGCCGGGTCGCGTCGGCGGGCTTCCCGGAGGGGACGGCCCCGCTGGCGTTCGAGTCCGCCGGCTACTACATGCACCATCCGCTGGCGCCGGAGCGGATCGCCCGCGACCTGCCGGGCGTGAAGCTGATCGTCCTGCTGCGCGACCCGGTGATCCGCGCCTACTCCGCGCACAAGCACGAGCTCGCCCGCGGGTTCGAGACCGAGCCGTTCGAGCGGGCGCTCGACCTGGAGCCCGAGCGGCTCGCCGGGGAGGTCGAGAAGATCAAGGCCGACCCGGCGTACGTCAGCCACAGCCACCGCCACCACTCCTACGTGGACCGCGGCCAGTACGCCGAACAGATCGAGCGGCTGTTCGAGCTGTTCGGGCGGGAGCGGGTCCTGGTGCTGTTCGCGGAGGACTTCTTCGCCGAGCCCGAGCACTGCTACGACGCGATCCTGGAGTTCCTCGGCCTGCCGCAGTGGCGGCCCGCCAGATTCGAGCGGCACAACGCCCGGCCGGGGTCCCCGCTGCCGGACCACCTGCAGCGGCGCCTCGCCGACCACTTCGCGCCCCACGACGACAAGCTCGCCGCGCTCCTCGGCCACGAGCCCGCGTGGCGGCGGACGGGAGCCCGGTAG